From the Cryptosporangium aurantiacum genome, the window TCACGCCCGACGCGACCGCGGTCGGCGACGGCGGGGGACGCGCGCACGCGGTGCTCCGCCCGATCGAGGGCGCCGGCGAGATCGCCGGGTTCTTCGCGGGTCGTGCCACGTCCGGCCTGACCTTCCTGGAGCGCACGGTCAACGGTCAGCCGGGTCTGGTGGTCCTCGCGGACGACGTTCCGGTGGCGGTGCTGGCGTTCGACGTCGTCGGCGACCGGATCCGGCACATCTGGGCCGTGCTCAACCCCGAGAAGCTCCGGCCCTGGACGGCGGGGACCACACCGCGCTAGCGCAGGCGGCGCAGAATGCTGACGACCAGGCCCAGGATCGTGGCGTCGTCGGCGTCGACCGGCGGGTAGTGCGGGTTGCGCGGGAGCAGCCGGACGTGGCCGTCGGTCACCTGCAGCACCTTGACCGTGGCCTCGCCGTCGAGCATCGCGGCGACGATCGCGCCGTTGTCGGCGGTCGGCTGCCGCCGCACGACGACGATGTCCCCGTCGCAGATCGCGGCCTCGATCATCGAGTCGCCGCGGACGCGGAGCGTGAAAAAGTCACCGTGCCCCACCAGGCTGGCCGGGAGCGTGAGCGCCTCCTCGAAGTTCTCTTCCGCGGTGAGGAACGGCTGCTGACGCTCAGCCGGCGGGGAAGGTGCCATACCAGCACCCTACGACATTTTCTCGATCGTATGTACTAAGGAAGTGGTCAGCCCTCGCGCGGGACGTACATGATCACCGCGACGCCGACCAGGCAGATCAGCGCGCCGAGCACGTCCCACCGGTCGGGCCGGAACTTGTCGACGACCATGCCCCAGGCCAGGGATCCGGCAACAAAAACGCCGCCGTAGGCAGCCAGGATCCGGCCGAAGTTCGGATCCGGCTGGAACGTCGCGACGAAGCCGTACGCCCCGAGCGCGACGATGCCTGCGGCGATCCAGAGCAGCCCGCGGTGTTCCCGCCAGCCCTGCCAGATCAGCCAGGCTCCGCCGATCTCGGCGAGGGCGGCCAGGGCGAAGAGCACCAGCGAACGCGCAACGGTCACCCCACCATCCTTCCCCAGGAACGATGCGGCCCCGGTTTCGCGGAAAGCTCGTCTCGCGTCGCGGAACGGGTCGATAGTCGGAGGATGCGGTTCCGGAGGCGAGCGGCGCTGCTCGCGGTGCTGGCGGTGGCGGCGACTGCCTGCGACGACGAGGCGCCCCGCGCCGCGCCGTCCCCGTCGCGCGAAACCCCCTCGGCCGGCCCGTTCACCCCGGCCCTGTTACGGCTGCCGCGTGTCGCGCCGGGCGAGCAGTGCCCGACGACGTCCCCGCAGCGCTGGACCAAGCCGTTCGGCGTCGCCACGAACGTGCTCGGCGACGGGCCGCTGTACCCGATCGCCGACTACTTCATGGCCGCCAGCGCAACCCTCGACCTGCGGCCGGACGACCGGACCCCGGGCGGCGCGTACGACAAGAAGGTCCGGTGGCTCGCGGTCGGCTACGTCGGGCCGGTCCTGATCCGTGCCGACCGGATCGACGGCACCGGCTCCGCCAGTGCCCAGTTCAGCTACACCGGCACCCGGCGAGACGGCGGGT encodes:
- a CDS encoding YnfA family protein, which gives rise to MTVARSLVLFALAALAEIGGAWLIWQGWREHRGLLWIAAGIVALGAYGFVATFQPDPNFGRILAAYGGVFVAGSLAWGMVVDKFRPDRWDVLGALICLVGVAVIMYVPREG